In Halosegnis marinus, one genomic interval encodes:
- a CDS encoding ZIP family metal transporter, translated as MVLVQALSYTALAVVAALVGGLIAVYRPPGDQMESNVQHFAAGVVFAAVAAELLPEVHGRSPQIVVLGFAVGVATMLGIHRLSKTIEKRDVGGQFAGAAGLLITVGIDMLIDGVLIGVTFLDNPDTGVIIAVALAIEVLFLGVAGVVVLPDEMGTLRKLAVPAGFGLLLATGVTGGVLTLDGVTGAPIALILAFGSAALLYLVTEELLVKASKVPETPVSTTLFFVGFLTIFLLDMLH; from the coding sequence ATGGTACTCGTGCAGGCGCTGTCGTACACGGCCCTCGCCGTCGTCGCCGCCCTCGTCGGCGGCCTCATCGCCGTCTATCGCCCGCCGGGCGACCAGATGGAGAGCAACGTCCAGCACTTCGCCGCCGGGGTGGTCTTCGCGGCCGTCGCCGCCGAACTGCTCCCGGAGGTCCACGGCCGGAGCCCGCAAATCGTCGTCCTCGGCTTCGCCGTCGGCGTCGCGACGATGCTCGGCATCCACCGGCTGAGCAAGACCATCGAGAAGCGCGACGTCGGCGGCCAGTTCGCCGGCGCGGCGGGCCTGCTCATCACCGTCGGCATCGACATGCTCATCGACGGGGTCCTCATCGGCGTCACCTTCCTCGACAACCCCGACACCGGCGTCATCATCGCGGTGGCGCTGGCCATCGAGGTGCTCTTCCTCGGGGTCGCCGGGGTGGTCGTCCTCCCCGACGAGATGGGGACGCTGCGGAAACTCGCCGTCCCGGCGGGGTTCGGCCTCCTGCTCGCGACGGGCGTCACCGGCGGGGTGCTCACCCTCGACGGCGTGACCGGCGCCCCCATCGCGCTCATCCTCGCGTTCGGCTCCGCGGCCCTCCTGTATCTCGTCACCGAGGAACTGCTCGTGAAGGCGTCGAAGGTCCCCGAGACGCCCGTCTCCACGACGCTGTTCTTCGTCGGCTTCCTCACGATATTCCTCCTCGACATGCTGCACTGA
- a CDS encoding ABC transporter ATP-binding protein → MAMLEVEDLNVRFYTEEGVVKATDDLSYQIEAGERFGVVGESGAGKSVTSLAVMRLIDEPGVIESGSIRFKGRDLLDLSREEMRAIRGDEISMIFQDAGTALNPAYTVGEQIAEAIRLHKEVGNAAARERTIELLESVGIPDPAKRYEEYPHQFSGGMQQRAVIAMALSCDPDLIIADEPTTALDVTIEAQILELLEEVAEEFDTAIQFITHDLGVVAEFCDRVMVMYAGRSVESAPVEDIYYDPQHPYTVGLMSSIPRIGDERDRLDTIPGRMPDLVEMPSGCTFHPRCPYAEEACTRTEPPLVDVETAEPADASDHRQHSAACLAHTGELVGNLDYTVTVEGMDSPVRGDGGE, encoded by the coding sequence TCGAAGTCGAGGACCTGAACGTCAGGTTCTACACCGAGGAGGGGGTCGTCAAGGCGACCGACGACCTCTCGTACCAGATAGAGGCCGGCGAGCGCTTCGGCGTCGTCGGCGAGAGCGGCGCCGGAAAGAGCGTCACCAGTCTCGCCGTGATGCGGCTCATCGACGAGCCGGGCGTCATCGAGAGCGGCTCGATACGCTTCAAGGGGCGGGACCTGCTCGACCTCTCGCGCGAGGAGATGCGGGCCATCCGCGGCGACGAGATATCGATGATATTCCAGGACGCCGGGACGGCGCTGAACCCCGCCTACACCGTCGGCGAGCAGATCGCCGAGGCGATCCGCCTCCACAAGGAGGTGGGCAACGCCGCGGCCCGCGAGCGGACCATCGAACTGCTGGAGTCGGTCGGGATTCCCGACCCGGCGAAGCGCTACGAGGAGTACCCCCACCAGTTCTCGGGCGGGATGCAACAGCGCGCGGTCATCGCGATGGCGCTGTCGTGTGACCCCGACCTCATCATCGCCGACGAGCCGACGACGGCGCTCGACGTGACCATCGAGGCACAGATACTGGAACTGCTGGAGGAGGTGGCCGAGGAGTTCGACACGGCCATCCAGTTCATCACGCACGACCTCGGCGTCGTCGCGGAGTTCTGCGACCGCGTGATGGTGATGTACGCCGGCCGTTCGGTCGAGTCCGCGCCCGTCGAGGACATCTACTACGACCCGCAACACCCGTACACCGTGGGGCTGATGAGTTCGATACCGCGCATCGGCGACGAGCGCGACCGGCTCGACACCATCCCCGGCCGGATGCCGGACCTCGTGGAGATGCCCTCCGGCTGTACGTTCCACCCCCGGTGCCCGTACGCGGAGGAGGCCTGTACCCGGACGGAGCCGCCGCTCGTCGACGTCGAGACCGCGGAGCCGGCCGACGCGAGCGACCACCGACAACACAGCGCCGCGTGTCTGGCACACACCGGCGAACTCGTCGGGAACCTGGACTACACCGTCACGGTCGAGGGCATGGACTCGCCGGTCCGGGGTGACGGCGGTGAGTAG
- a CDS encoding winged helix-turn-helix domain-containing protein, whose translation MTEDLDVPRLVDDNGLVLLFANRTRSRILATLFYAGEALTVAEIAAGAGISQSAAYEALDPLERFDVFEVGERGDETTYRLLEDDELVEAVRTVARLATERIHPE comes from the coding sequence ATGACCGAGGACCTCGACGTTCCCCGTCTCGTCGACGACAACGGGCTCGTGCTGCTGTTCGCCAACCGGACCCGCTCGCGGATACTCGCAACGCTCTTCTACGCGGGCGAGGCCCTGACGGTCGCCGAAATCGCGGCCGGTGCGGGCATCTCACAGAGCGCCGCCTACGAGGCGCTCGACCCACTGGAGCGGTTCGACGTCTTCGAGGTGGGCGAACGCGGCGACGAGACGACCTACCGATTACTGGAGGACGACGAACTCGTCGAGGCCGTCCGGACGGTCGCCCGCCTCGCGACCGAGCGCATCCACCCGGAGTAG
- a CDS encoding ABC transporter ATP-binding protein codes for MTAVSSDEPLVRVENLKKYYDAESGFFSRLLGEERKVKAVDGISFEIGEGETLGLVGESGCGKSTTGRTLLRLEEATEGSVYYRGRDITNLDGEELRDLRKEIQIIFQNPQSSLNPRLTVNDIIGEALDIHGMAGADTRDERIKELLERVGLNASHANRYPNEFSGGQLQRVGIARALAVDPDFIVCDEPVSALDVSVQAQILNLLKDLQEEFGISYLFIAHDLSVVEHIADKIAVMYLGQIAEMGTPEELFSPPQHPYTEALLSAIPEPDPGWEAERIILEGSVPSPIDPPSGCKFHTRCPRVIPPEEFSFPQEEWRAVLSLTTRIAADDLDIEAVEAGLDDTSVENVASTIRGEYGIPDRLSDPEAEEVLSTALRSVIESAPDPVETGIAERFASPCTTTNPELRPIERGTAACHLFDEAHLDAPAAPPTVRQRGAED; via the coding sequence GTGACGGCGGTGAGTAGCGACGAGCCGCTCGTCCGGGTGGAGAACCTCAAGAAGTACTACGACGCCGAGAGCGGCTTCTTCAGCCGGCTGCTCGGCGAGGAACGGAAGGTCAAGGCCGTCGACGGCATCTCGTTCGAGATCGGCGAGGGCGAGACGCTGGGACTCGTCGGCGAGTCCGGCTGCGGGAAGTCGACCACCGGCCGCACGCTGTTGCGCCTGGAGGAGGCCACCGAGGGGTCGGTGTACTACCGCGGCCGCGACATCACGAACCTCGACGGCGAGGAGCTGCGGGACCTGCGCAAGGAGATACAGATCATCTTCCAGAACCCGCAGTCCAGCCTCAATCCCCGGCTGACGGTCAACGACATCATCGGCGAGGCGCTCGACATCCACGGGATGGCGGGGGCGGACACTCGCGACGAGCGCATCAAGGAGTTGCTCGAACGCGTCGGGCTGAACGCGAGCCACGCGAACCGCTACCCCAACGAGTTCTCCGGCGGCCAGCTCCAGCGCGTCGGCATCGCCCGCGCGCTGGCGGTCGACCCGGATTTCATCGTCTGTGACGAGCCGGTGAGCGCGCTCGACGTGTCCGTCCAGGCGCAGATACTCAATCTGCTGAAGGACCTCCAGGAGGAGTTCGGCATCTCGTATCTGTTCATCGCCCACGACCTCTCCGTCGTCGAGCACATCGCCGACAAGATCGCGGTCATGTATCTCGGACAGATAGCCGAGATGGGCACGCCCGAGGAGCTGTTCTCGCCGCCACAGCATCCGTACACGGAGGCGCTGCTGTCGGCGATTCCCGAGCCGGACCCCGGCTGGGAGGCCGAGCGGATAATCCTCGAGGGGAGCGTCCCCTCGCCCATCGACCCGCCGTCGGGCTGTAAGTTCCACACCCGGTGTCCCCGGGTGATACCGCCCGAGGAGTTCTCGTTCCCGCAGGAGGAGTGGCGGGCGGTGTTGAGCCTGACGACGCGCATCGCCGCCGACGACCTGGACATCGAGGCCGTCGAGGCCGGGCTGGACGACACGAGCGTCGAGAACGTCGCGAGCACGATCCGCGGCGAGTACGGGATTCCCGACCGGCTCTCGGACCCGGAGGCCGAGGAGGTGTTGTCGACGGCGCTCCGGTCGGTCATCGAGTCGGCGCCCGACCCGGTCGAAACCGGCATCGCCGAGCGGTTCGCCTCGCCGTGTACGACGACGAACCCCGAGCTCCGGCCGATAGAGCGCGGGACGGCCGCCTGTCACCTCTTCGACGAGGCGCACCTCGACGCGCCGGCCGCGCCGCCGACGGTCAGACAGCGCGGCGCGGAGGACTGA
- a CDS encoding HEAT repeat domain-containing protein, whose protein sequence is MPSEHGPVDPSSVPALADELNSEDPSTRRTALDRLAALADSDPEYVLWVEEPILDRLDDPEPEIQARAAELLGELGVDDAEGRLRDLRLHTDTRVSDAAADALRALENAPTLSPERPPERPTNPTADAGSTADAGSTEATGTTGERTRNSRAETVSADTNSPDDSPTDVTSGDATGSPAPAGTDGARKEEQRHERESAATRDDAGSRLRSAAVSALYGVLGMVFAVLPVFITTDIPSFASTSRIAGTVAMGGGFVLLGAAAGRVAGVRNSTTRGIAVGGTLVFLTAFVLVFLTV, encoded by the coding sequence ATGCCCTCGGAACACGGTCCGGTCGACCCGTCGTCGGTTCCGGCGTTGGCCGACGAGCTGAACAGCGAGGACCCATCGACCCGGCGGACGGCCCTCGACCGGTTGGCCGCCCTCGCCGACTCGGACCCGGAGTACGTCCTGTGGGTCGAGGAACCGATACTCGACCGCCTCGACGACCCGGAGCCCGAGATACAGGCACGGGCCGCCGAACTGCTCGGGGAGTTGGGCGTCGATGACGCCGAAGGGCGACTCCGCGACCTGCGGTTGCACACGGACACGCGGGTCAGCGACGCCGCCGCCGACGCGCTGCGGGCCTTGGAGAACGCGCCGACGCTCTCGCCGGAACGGCCCCCCGAGCGACCGACGAACCCGACGGCGGACGCCGGTTCGACGGCGGACGCCGGTTCGACGGAGGCGACGGGCACGACCGGGGAACGTACCCGAAACAGCCGGGCGGAGACCGTTTCGGCGGACACGAATTCACCCGACGACTCACCGACCGATGTGACGAGCGGCGACGCGACCGGGTCGCCCGCGCCCGCCGGCACGGACGGGGCGCGGAAGGAGGAGCAACGACACGAGCGTGAGTCGGCCGCGACTCGGGACGACGCCGGGAGCCGTCTCCGTTCCGCCGCGGTGTCCGCGCTGTACGGCGTCCTCGGGATGGTCTTCGCCGTCCTGCCGGTCTTCATCACCACGGACATCCCGTCGTTCGCATCGACGTCCCGTATCGCCGGCACCGTCGCGATGGGGGGCGGTTTCGTCCTGTTGGGGGCTGCCGCGGGCCGCGTGGCCGGCGTCCGCAACAGCACCACGCGCGGTATCGCGGTCGGCGGGACGCTCGTCTTCCTCACCGCGTTCGTGTTGGTCTTCCTGACCGTCTGA
- a CDS encoding hemolysin family protein, with protein MWSSLLAPLPEASLLQYTVPLLGTELAQTTVTAIGAGLIVLLLLGSGFFSSSEIAMFSLPAHQIDAMVEQGLRGARAVKSLKEDPHRLLVTILVGNNMVNITMSSISTTIVGFYFDAGTAVVVSSLGITSMVLIFGESAPKSYAVENTEVHARRVARGLKVVEKVLWPLITVFYYLTGLVNRVTGGSPSIESTYVTRDEIRNIIKTGEREGVLDEEERRMLQRALRFTDASAKEVMTPRLDMAAVSADATVQEAVEQCMQTGHARLPAYGESLDDIVGIFDIRNLGDVDYDGTTDLTVRDVATQALHVPESKSVDDLLTEMRESRLHMVVVIDEFGATEGLITMEDVLEEIVGEILVGDEDHPIERVGDAEVLARGEVNIEEVNEVLGIDLPEGEEFETIAGFIFNRAGRLVEQGEAFEYENVTLRAEQVADARIQKVRVTVDRSADPDTDPGSSPGSDRPE; from the coding sequence ATGTGGTCATCGCTGCTCGCTCCGCTCCCCGAGGCCAGCCTCCTCCAGTACACCGTGCCCCTCCTCGGCACGGAACTGGCTCAGACGACGGTCACGGCCATCGGCGCCGGACTGATCGTGTTGCTGCTGCTCGGGTCGGGCTTCTTCTCGTCGTCGGAGATCGCGATGTTCTCGCTGCCGGCCCACCAGATCGACGCGATGGTCGAACAGGGGCTGCGCGGCGCCCGGGCCGTCAAGTCGCTCAAGGAGGACCCCCACCGCCTGCTCGTGACCATCCTCGTCGGGAACAACATGGTCAACATCACCATGTCCTCCATCTCGACGACCATCGTCGGCTTCTACTTCGACGCGGGGACGGCGGTCGTCGTCTCGTCGCTCGGCATCACGTCGATGGTGCTCATCTTCGGCGAGAGCGCGCCCAAGTCCTACGCCGTCGAGAACACCGAGGTCCACGCCCGGCGCGTCGCCCGCGGGCTGAAGGTCGTCGAGAAGGTGCTGTGGCCGCTCATCACCGTCTTCTACTACCTGACGGGGCTGGTGAACCGCGTCACCGGCGGCAGTCCGTCCATCGAGTCCACGTACGTCACCCGCGACGAGATACGCAACATCATCAAGACGGGCGAGCGGGAGGGCGTCCTCGACGAGGAGGAGCGCCGGATGCTCCAGCGGGCGCTCCGCTTCACCGACGCGTCCGCGAAGGAGGTGATGACGCCGCGGCTCGACATGGCGGCCGTCTCCGCGGACGCGACCGTCCAGGAGGCGGTCGAGCAGTGTATGCAGACGGGCCACGCCCGCCTGCCGGCCTACGGGGAGTCGCTCGACGACATCGTCGGCATCTTCGACATCCGGAACCTCGGCGACGTGGACTACGACGGCACGACCGACCTCACGGTCCGGGACGTCGCCACGCAGGCGCTCCACGTCCCGGAGTCGAAGAGCGTCGACGACCTCCTCACGGAGATGCGCGAGAGCCGGCTCCACATGGTCGTCGTCATCGACGAGTTCGGCGCCACGGAGGGGCTCATCACGATGGAGGACGTCCTCGAGGAGATCGTCGGCGAGATACTGGTCGGCGACGAGGACCACCCGATAGAGCGGGTCGGCGACGCGGAGGTGTTGGCCCGCGGCGAGGTGAACATCGAGGAGGTCAACGAGGTGCTCGGCATCGACCTGCCCGAGGGCGAGGAGTTCGAGACCATCGCCGGCTTCATCTTCAACCGCGCCGGCCGCCTCGTCGAGCAGGGCGAGGCCTTCGAGTACGAGAACGTCACGCTCCGGGCCGAACAGGTCGCGGACGCGCGCATCCAGAAGGTCCGGGTGACGGTCGACCGGTCGGCCGACCCCGACACGGACCCGGGTTCGTCGCCCGGGAGCGACCGGCCCGAGTGA
- a CDS encoding universal stress protein produces MYETILLPYDGSEGAAEVLHHAAEIANWADATVRVLYVADTNRDSVTVVEGRTVDVLEEEGREIVDEAAETLDTLGVAHRTDIVQGSPAPTIAEYAEEYDHDLVVMPTHGREGVSRYLAGSVAEKVVRLCSVPVLSVRMQPDETLEFPYERVLVPTDGSDAATHAAEHVLELAGALDATVHVLSVVDDSTLGPDVRSAVAGEESEGAANDAVEAVVSAAEAHGVADVVTHVEHGRPAAAIRDCIEANDVHAVGMGTTGRRGTDRILLGSVAEKTVRSAPVPVMTVAKPD; encoded by the coding sequence ATGTACGAGACCATCCTCCTCCCGTACGACGGCAGCGAGGGCGCCGCCGAGGTGCTCCACCACGCCGCGGAGATCGCGAACTGGGCCGACGCGACGGTTCGGGTCCTCTACGTCGCGGACACGAACCGGGACAGCGTCACGGTCGTCGAGGGACGCACGGTCGACGTCCTCGAAGAAGAGGGTCGGGAGATCGTGGACGAGGCCGCGGAGACGCTCGACACGCTCGGCGTCGCCCACCGAACCGATATCGTGCAGGGCAGCCCCGCGCCGACCATCGCCGAGTACGCCGAGGAGTACGACCACGACCTCGTCGTGATGCCGACCCACGGCCGCGAGGGGGTCTCGCGGTACCTCGCCGGCAGCGTCGCCGAGAAGGTGGTCCGGCTCTGTTCCGTCCCCGTCCTCTCCGTCCGGATGCAGCCGGACGAGACGCTGGAGTTCCCCTACGAGCGCGTGCTCGTCCCCACGGACGGGAGCGATGCGGCGACCCACGCGGCCGAGCACGTCCTCGAACTCGCGGGTGCGCTCGACGCGACCGTCCACGTCCTCTCGGTCGTGGACGACTCCACGCTCGGGCCGGACGTCCGGTCGGCGGTCGCGGGCGAGGAGAGCGAGGGGGCCGCGAACGACGCCGTCGAGGCCGTCGTTTCGGCGGCCGAGGCCCACGGCGTCGCGGACGTCGTCACGCACGTCGAACACGGGCGCCCCGCGGCGGCCATCCGCGACTGTATCGAGGCGAACGACGTCCACGCGGTCGGGATGGGGACGACGGGCCGGCGCGGAACGGACCGGATTCTCCTCGGGAGCGTCGCCGAGAAGACCGTCCGGTCGGCGCCGGTGCCCGTCATGACGGTCGCGAAGCCGGACTGA